Part of the Anoplopoma fimbria isolate UVic2021 breed Golden Eagle Sablefish chromosome 4, Afim_UVic_2022, whole genome shotgun sequence genome, ACTTCAGATTTGAAACTCCTCACAGAGTTACTGCTTGTGTTGGTCACGTCCAGTTCTGCCTCATCCGACATCCTGGATTTAGGTTAAGGGAGAACGAACAAATCAAGTCTAGAAAATAGATTTCAGACATATTACTTGAAACATTTAAGGATGTGTGGTTGTCAGTggctgtgtttacatgcacattaTTAACTCTGACAAGATCAAGGCAATACTTGAATCCAGATTTAATGTCCTATATTTATCTACTTAAGTTATCATCATGATGATGCCAAGTGTACACCATGTTTATATGACATCAGGGTCTCCCACGAGTTGGGAGGTAAACCGAGTCATTTTCCTGTCAAGAATTATTAATATTggctaaaaaacattttcccataAATGTCaaccaacacatttttaaatgttagttGATAATATATCTATAacagtgtaaaagaaaaacagaccaaCAAACTGATCAATTCAACAATTTAACATTGTCCATATTCCATGCATGCTTCTTCCTTATCAAAGCCATGGCACtaacattacccacaatgcaacttaaAGGCCTAATGTTCCATCAGAGATTTGGGTGAGTGATGCCCTGACATGTTTATTTACTAAAGAAAGAGTTAATGCGTTTATCACTTGGTGGGCTGAAAGTATTTAAACAGTTTAGTGCCATTGTGCCTTGATCTCATCACTCAGTGTAAATGGAGTCGTGTGTGCATGTTAATGTCTCCAAAGACAAAACCATGATGAGTGtggccaaacaaacacaccttaCCTCTAATAGATGAAGAGTACCCTCGTTCGGGGAAGAGTGGCATAGGTGGGATCAGCCAGTTTACGCACTCTGGAGTAGTTAACAAAGCCTCTGACGAACAGCATGAAGCCTGCAGGGCAAAGAAAAGATACAATGCCACATAAGACAATTACCCAAATGTAATCATGGgggattaaaaataaagtattatctcTCACTTACCCAGGGCCAGGAACACCCACCACAACCAGTACTGCCCATCAAAGTAACCAGGGAAGTAGGTAGAAAACTGGAAGACATAAAAGAAGAAGTTCCTGTTAGAAGCTGTGCACTGATTCCAATTCTATCAACCCATAAGGCCTGATCCTAGAAAGTCATTTTCAGAgattaagtctttttttttacagtaatgcAGACAAGAACTGGCAATCCTTCCCCATCACAACATCTAACTGCTATTCAGTAGTCAAACTGGTTTTGGTTAATATTCCCTAAATAGCTCTTACCCTGACAATGAGAACCCATTTGATGAGGGACAGACCGAAGCCAGAGATGGCCCCGTATCGGCCGGCGGCTGATGTGGTCAAACAGAACGACAGGAAGAAGCCGATCCAGTTGAAGAGGAATGCCACTGTTGacaaaagataataaataagtCATTGTCAAGCATGACCGATAGAACGTGGGACATTTTTCATCCAAGAAGTCATTCGTTTTTACGAAGTCATCAAACTGGCTGGcacacctctcctcctccttcatacTTTGCGGGAAAACAAACTACTGCAGTGAGTGAACTGTCAATTACATCCAACACATCATGTGACAGCCGATGTGAATATGCCCAATTCAATTTAGAAAACAGTGCCTTTATTCAAGAGCAACAACGCAACAAATGTTAAATCTTTTTCATGTTCAGTGCTCAGATTTCTCGTACAAAGTTCAACTGTTGAAACCCTGAACAAGTTCTTACTGAAGAAGGTGAGCATGAAGATGCCGTCATTTCCTATTCGCAGCTGGTCAGCGTCCTCAAAGTCATCCCGGGCCACAAAGTCGTCCTCCTGCACAAACAGCAAGAAATGTGTAGATACATTACAATAACTTGTGTTTCGCTTCaacttattttttatgttttgcttgTATTCCGATATGCCATTATACGCGTTTGAAAATGACATCAATCTACCGTGACTCTCCCAGGGACCAGGGGGACGGCTGcctcttctttgtttctctcagcTTCATCATAGGAGGGCAGAGTGGTGGCAACACTGTAGGATGGAGGATTTGGAAATCTTCCTCCATCTTCCTTGTATTCAAAGAAAGCTGTGGAGGTAACAAGCAAATGACTATTCATTCGACACAGGTCTTGTCtcaaaacaatgtattttatacATGATTAATAAAATCCTCTTTGGTATCTTTAGCGTTGTTTTCTTATATGTAGATTGGGCTTTCATCTAAGCAATACCCCTATAATTGTACACTTCTAAACCAAATATTATGGAGATATTGTTTTTGCAAAGTTGTCTCAGCTCATTGGTAACGATTTAAGGTGAAAATGTCATCAACTGACCTGGTACaagaatattaataatgtttactGCAGTAAGATGGCATTTTCACTGTTAACTGTTATGTTTGAGCAAACAAACCTAAATTTAAAGTTTCAAGTCCATCGTCAACCACAGCAAGTGTGACATTTTAGTGTTTCACCACCCTCACTATAAAGCTGGATTTAGGAACagaatatacattatataataatactgattTTAGAAGCAACTGATAAAACATGAGTTTGTGATTTAGGCACATATGTATAggcaaaataaacattaatcaaTGGTTGGTATCTGTTTTCTCCactaacagacagacacaaataaacacagtaatagacaattaaataaaaaagtaagagGATTTGTATTCTAACATTGAATTACATTTGTATCTAAAAATGCTGATGACTGCAGAACTGACATTATACAATGATGACTGTTTTATCAGCTGTCACGAAGGTTTGATTGCTGACCGACAAGAATCTAGTTTCGTTTccttcacaaagaaaagcagcGACAGCAGCAGAGAATTATAAAACCGGACCGAGGATGAGTTACAGCAGAAAGAAAGTCATTAGTAGTATCTGTATCCATTACTGTTTATGTTCTGTCCCATATAAGCAAAGACTTTTATCTGGGTCGTTTGGCAAATATCCAGAATTCCCCTATGTGTTGTTCAAACACATACAGCGTTGGACTAGATCAATATACTCCCACAAGAAGAGCTGAAAGCTACACCCACTTATGCAACGTGTTGACCTATGCCCCCTTAAGAAGGGAGATTACAAACATCAGGCCTTTCTAAAAGGCCTTGCACAAAAGCTTTTCCCTCTACATTATTCATTACCAGGCTAACAGTGCTGGACAAGCTAGAGCAGGGGATTGACACAACtatgtacatttattcaagtactgtacttcaATACACACATTAGAAAGCACTGCTACTTTACTTCATTTGTGAGAATTCAGTGGGGGAATACTATACATTTGCCCTGGTTTTTTCACACTGATTTTTTGGACCTTGCACAACAAGATTCTGGATGCAAATTCACATGTATCATATATTCTGAGGCGCCGTGAAGAGTTTACAGTAGTGAGCAGCAGTTGTTGAAACAGCttcaacattaaaatacttCATACAGGTTGAGGCTGGGATCATAAAAGATTCAAACGCAAGAAATAGCTATCAGAGAAGGTTCATACTTAGTGAAAATATTGTGAATGTGGAAAGAACTATTCtttataatgtttacttttgcttttgtttcttaGGCAATAGACAAATTTCACTGCAAGTGCTTCTCTACTCTTACTTACTTTTGAATGCAATACTTAAAGAGTTAGAATGTACTGGCAACggtattatacatttaaatactacTCCCACATCCAAATTGTGTTTGTTCTGAGTTAATTGGCCGAGTGAAATGGAGATGTAAAGGTTCCTAACCTGCATTTGCTGCTGCAATGCTGCTGTAGGGTGGTGGTGCGTCCTGGGCTGGACCCTCCTGGGGCGGCTGGGACGGTTCCTCCTCATTCACCAGCTGaagaaatgttaataaatgacAACACACAATGAATTACAAGATCTAGGAAAACTGTACTTGTCGGACATGacaaaggaaaatatatttgtcaGACCGTTGCCATGTTGTTCTTTCCGTGGTAACTACCCTTGTAAGATTGTATTTATTAGGTATTACAGACAATGTTGCAAGTCAATTAGTGAGGAATGCGCTTCGGATTTTAACATCAAAGTGAGGAAGTTCCTTgttttccattacattacattccatGCATTTAATTCTGCCAAAAAAGgacaataacattttaacacattttaatttcaaattgcATGTATAACAATTTAgcaagatttatttatttatatttatatttatatttatatatatacacacatacagtaccagccaaaagtttggacacaccttctcattcaactactttgaagaatgtaaaatataaaacatgttctggtttgttgagcatttgtttgtttaccacataattccatatgtgttccttcatagtttggatgtcttcaatattaatctacaatgtagaaaaaataaaaataaagaaaaaccattgaatgagaaggtgtgtacaaacttttgactggtactatatatatatatatatatatatatattggtcaCCTGTACCTCAAAGTACCTCTTGGTTTGCACACTCCATGTTTACTTAAACCAGATACTGAACAAACACAATAGAGGACTGAAGTGCTTTAGGGAAACATCCTTAAACAGTGTCAACTCCTAACAAAGcaaccaatatcactgatgctgcACTTGATTAGCATAACGTGTAACAAGTGGTTATAATGGTTTATATGTACAATGTCTGCAGACGTAAATAACGAGGTGCTCTGTTCCATCAGTGGCCACACAGTAATCTGTGTTACATAAACACAACTGTGACCTGTGCACTCCTGTTTACTCAGTGTGAGACATTTGGTTTCATATAAACATTAACATATGCATCACAATCGAGGCCTGCAAGCTAACAAATGTCTGGTGTGCTGGTTGTTTTGCTGTGTGCCTCAGGCTAACGCAGACTAGCTCATGTCCCTGTTAGCTGacagcagctagcagctagctgttagctcacTGCACGTCACGGCGCCAGCACTGCGTTACGTACCTCTTGATATCTAACGTTGCCGTTTTGTTCTGCCATtgtggaagaggagagaaatgttGTGAGAAGTCCTCTTCCAATGTCAACTGTGAATATGTGTTCAATAAAAGGAATCTCGCCAATGCAGTAGCTATTCGGCCATCTCCTTCCTTATCCCCTTCCGATCGTGAAGCCCGGACACTCCTACTAAGGCAAAGGCACCGCCCGCCCTACTCGGCCTCTGATTGGATAATAACAATCCCTCGTTGTTCcattggttaaggttagggtaagaATATCAGgctaagccaatcagaggctgaGTAAGGCGGGGTATGCCTTCGTCATCATTCTCTGATGGTGCCTTCAAGTGCTGTCGGAATATTCGCTTAAAAGATGATCGCGCATAAACAAGTAAAAGTTACCACAATGTAAATTATAGCCAGtcacaagtaaaagtaatatattcaaaactttatttttagctAAATGTACTTcaaatatgaaaagtaaaacaacaagAACTCACTCTAGCTTGTCGAAGTGTAGAAATATAACAGTTATCATTGGTTAATTCATTCGTAAACTATGCATATTGTATGAGATAATCACAGGATTAGTTTATAAAATATCTGACAGTTATGTAGCCATGTACTATAGCTGTCAGATAATTGTAATAGAGTAGAAACAACATTTGCCTCTAAAATGTAGTGGGGCATTACTGTGTGCTTAAAGAGCCTATAAAGAGGTAGAAAATCAAAATgctccaataaaaaaaagaaccttgAAATTGGACATAAGTTTAGTACTTGTCTGAGTAAATATACTAAGTTTTATTCACAGATGGGGACAAGGACTCTGTGTTGACCACCTTTCTCTCAAAcatacaattaaaacatttaaatgaatgggTCGTTGCTTCTAGCATTGATCTGGAAAGGAACACTTACAAGGAGCACTTAAAGGCCACATAAGTTGTTCCGTATTTGTCATGTGACAAACATGGAACAGACAGAATACCACACTATCCACAATCACAGAtatacagagataaaaaaaaatgacatgaacattattaaaaagaacaaaagagaagCACATCAATCACATGGAAACCTGAATAGCCTGCACAATAAGCACTTGATTATTTCAACAAGATTTAGCTGAGGTCAACTCCAAGCACTGCGTGATGCTCACCATTTCcatcagaagaaaaaaggaatcaTTGGAGTGTTACAGGGACAGTACATCCCAAATATGTTCTATTACCTAAAGTGCAACTAATCAATCTACATTGAtatggtgtgagttgcctagttttggacaCATATGGCACTCGGCTTGTGGCGCTCAAAGCACccaaaagaaagataaaaaaaattatacagtATTGTCTTATTCCAGAACTCAATACCCTGTTCctcaacatcatttttttgattttgggctgaactgtcccttttaagCTTTTGAAAAAATGCCTCACAAATCAACAAAGTTTGGACAAGATATCCTCAGTTCTTCTTTGGCACTGAGGGAGGAGACTCCACCAGCTTGTTGTGAACATGCATCATCCCTAAAGAAAGGGAAAgaatttgcatattttctgtGATTAGTGCCTTCATTGCAAATATTCAGGCTTAATTTCGatttattaaaagtgaaatgtaGGAGTTTAGGCTTTGTAACTCTTTTCAGACTCACCTTTGAAATACTTTACAGTTTTGACCCGCAGTTCCAGGGTGGCGTCTTCATCACATACAAAAACTGTCTGCGGGTGCTGCTGAAAGGCAGACACTGTCCACATGTGATTCACACCTTCCTCTATAGCTTTGTATAAAGCAAATGCCTTGTGTGCTCCAGTGATGAGAATCATGACCTGAGAAGAAACGGAAAATGTGACCTGTGGCCTCTGTGATTGAGCAAGAGCAacctgcaaatgtttttttttgttttgttgcatcaTTAGGAAGATTACAAGGTTATTGATCAACGCACAATGTTTGTTCCTAACAAATGGTATATTTTATCATCTAAGCTTTTAACCTCTTTTGCGTCCATGACTGTGCCCACTCCCACAGTCAGTGCCATGGTGGGCACCTTTGAGAGATCTCCGTCAAAGAACCGAGCATTAGCCACGATAGTGTCCTTTGCCAGGGTCTTCACCCTAGTCCTGGAAACCAGGCTTGATCCAGGTTCATTGAAGGCAATGTGGCCGTCTGGTCCAATACCTGACAGGATAGGAAGagtattttaaatatctatCGTTGCTGCAAAATCTCTGGATACCAGAATGGGAAATCTGAAATGTGCAGTTGGTTATGGCATATTCATGATCAGCACTGTGACCTCCTGACCTCCGACAAAGAGCTCGATCCCCCCAGCAGCTGTTATCTTTTCCTCAAAGGCCGCACACTCTGCTTGCAGGTCAGCAGCGTTGCCATCAAGGATGTGGGTGTTCTCTGCTTTTATGTCTATGTGCTTGAAGAAGTGATTCCACATGAAGGAGTGGTAGCTCTCAGGGTGATCTCTGGGAAGTCCTATACGGGATTTGATGGCAGTTTCTTATGCAAGATCACTGCTTTAAGTAGTACTTTAATGTGTAAGCATAATATGTGTTGAGAAAGAACGACAAAGACTTACCTACATATTCATCCATGTTGAAAGTTTTTACATACTGGAATGAGATTTGGCCCATCTTGTAGTACTCTATTAGTTTCTTATAACAACCCATGGGGGTGCTTCCTGAAGACAGGGAAAAGCttataaagcaaaaataacagAGTGGAAAAGTACTTTATTTGTGTCGGCATCGGTATTTCAGTCTTTCAGTGTTCTTTCACCACATTTATGCGATGGTTGTACTGCCTTTTTGCAATATATAGCGTTTacatgcaatacaaatattatttattgtttaatctaGACAATCTAAAACACTGGAGAACATGTTCATGCAACactattttgtatttctgcaagaatataagtacttttactttttatacaagcaaatttaataaagtaaatgcTTAACCAATAAACCCAGCCATATGGGGTTGCCAGGTCCTACTCACCTGTGGGAAGCCCCAGGGTGAAGTATCTGTCCGGACCAGGTCTGAACAACAAGATCTTGTTTCTAATGTACTTTGCAGCCCACTCACTGGCCTGGTCGTACTCATTGAGGATAATAAGCTTCATGTTcctggaaaataaaagaagaaatgagGAACTGGTTGCTTGTCTGAAGGAGTTCAACCTCGAAGTGACACcggaaaaaaacacacctaaATCAGACTTTAGACTGGTGAAGGTAATTAAACCATCCAGAGACAGTAAAATGAAGTCACTGGTATTTCAACAAGCTTCCAAAAAGTAAACTTTGTGACAACTTTTACTGCAGCATAATTGGCCTAAAAACACAGAACCAGAATAATAACATAATTGTTTGCACTGTACCTTGGTTGACGTAACGTTATCTAAAGCTTTTCACTCGCAGAAGACTGAATGGATCATGTGACTGTGGGATGCAGAGCGACCAAAGCGGAAGTGACGTGTACAGAGCTTCCGCTAATGCTAGCTAGtgagctaacgctagctaagAAGCTAGTTTGAGTTGAGCAATGAAAGCTCAGTCCCTTATTCATAATTACgctataaatatatactatatatatatatacacacacataagatATTATATAAGATATTTTTTACGAAAATTAGACACCAGCAGAATATTAACTGTGGTTGCTAAGCGACATATTAAACCCTAATGAAACCAAGATTTGTAccaatgtttgtttaaaagcaGAATTATTTATGAGATGTTGAGtctaaaaacacatcaaaatcaGTCAGTAGTTTAATGTGCATTGTAAATTTCTGCTCATGCCATCAAACCCTCCAAATTCCCAGAAATATGACCAAGGACATGACCTGTGTCCTCAATGGTAGTGGGGCAGAAGCAATGCCTTTGAGAAGCCTTGGGGATATTTGCCCAAAGAAAGATGGTACAAGTgattttcaataactttattaaaaccATATTGTGACACAGACAAGAACAGTTACAGGGCacacaacagaaataaataccaTTATGTGTACAGCGCTCATTGTCAAACAGGTTTATTGCGGCTGGCTTTTGATTTATGTCatccagaaagagagagggcatGCTATGTCATCAGACAGAGTTACCGCCAGGAGCTGGGCTCAGTGTGCTAATCACCCTGCCTGCTTTTAACTGAAGTGCAGTTCCTGAAACATTTTACCTGCTCTGATATACACCCTGGCTGCATCTCAATCTGAAACCACCAGCTCCCGGTCAGCTTTGCTTAGCGGGGCGTTGGGCTACTTTAATCAAGGTCCATCTCAGGCTTGTTCTCTGTGGTTTCTGAGCCGGGGTTGCCCGTTTTATCGGTTGTTCCCTTGGTGGCGGTTTCTTCCTGGGGTTTCTCCTGTCCGTTGACAGGCCCATTCTGCTCTGCAGCAGTGTCCTCCTTAGGAAGCTCCACCTTGGGCTTGGGCTTGGTCACAATGAAGTTACAAGCGGAGAACAGCTCCTggaaaattacataaaaaagggACATAACATGTAATGATGGtttattaaaagaaatacagttGCGTGGGAGATCCTGGCCCATTAACTGGCACCAGAGTTACTCATTTGTTCCTGGTAGAAAGTTGACCTCAGTGTCTCTTGTTGCAACACTAATATATGGGATGAAGAAGGGATAGATTTCATGTGCAGGGAGAAGTAATAACAGCTGATTCAATGCTACATGAGTAAAGCTTACCATCTAATAACTTTACTTTAGCTTCAACAGTGGCTCCATTTCCATTTATTGGACAAATCTAGTGGTCTTAAGCAACGTGCATCTTTATTTCTACATATATGGGATTCTCCATTTGAAATGCACTGCATTCTAGTCACATTTCTCagtactttgtgttgttttcttctgatGGAGTTAACACTCACCCTTGTTTTCGCTTGAATGTCTTTTGCTTTGACGGAGGGATCCATTGTCAAGCTCTGTTTGCTTTGCTGGTTCATGGCGCTGTTCATCCACATCATTGCATCGCTGGTCTGTTTGTCCACTTTCTTAACATCTGCCTCATCTAAATGGTCATACTGCTCCTCCTGGAAATCAAAGTAAATTGATTGAAACAAACTGATTGAAACAAAAGTAGTATTCACCGCAGGcgtcattacttttttttgtaataaaaatgcCAGCGCTCTCTTTTGAATAAAGCATTTTGATTTACCTTCATTTTGTAGGCTTCCACAAATTTCATGTACTGCTGGATTTGTTTTCCCAACTCCTCAAAGGCTCTAGGTCTCTCTTCGGCCTCTGTGTACCTCTCCTGGATGGGCTGGCCAAGTTTCTATagcaaacataaacacacatatgtcAGTTAAAGAAGTCCATAAGTGCACTTAACATTGGAGGACAAAAAGCAATTTCTAAAGAAACAATTACCTTTAACTCTCCCAGTTTGTCAATGTACACCTGTTTGGGTTGGTCCTCTCCATCTTCATACAGCCAGTTTTCAGTATCCTCCAGCTTTAATGACAGGGCATCTCGGTCctgaaaatataaacagaatTTCATACCATGTAAATGACAGACAAATCTGTTGGGCAGTGATTATAAACCTGTGATCCATTAAACAATGAGTCGGGACTGACTGTTATACTCACAGGTTCACTGACAAACTTCTCCAGTGTGCCATGCAGCTTGTCCCTCATTTCGTACACGTACTCCTCTACGTAATTCTTAGCGTcgttcctctccttctccagcttGTCCTGCATGATCATCTTACCCTAAAGAGAACCCAAACAGCAACTTTAACTGCTAAAAGCTTACAAATAGATTCAAGTAATTAAGGATGGGCTGATTTTGTAATGTGTGTACGTGATGTCTGAAAGTTTATTTACctcattttcaacaaaaagatTGAGCATGTCATCAGCTAGCTGCCACTGTGGACTGTTTTCAATCGGAAGCTCAATcacttttgttttgactttgggCTTTTTGGCTTGTGGGGGCTGGTCGGACTTCTTCTCGCCTTTGCCCTCCTCTGTGGTAGTCTAAAAAGGGTAAAAGAATAagcattgacatttaaaatgagtcAAGACATGCGTTGACCTAGACGTTTATTATTTCATGAAATCCAGTGCGTTAGCTCTGCGTCAGGCCGTAATTACAGGTATTGTATTATGCTGTACATTGTCTTACAAATGTCTAACCCAAATGAAATACACGAGGATGAAAAGTTGAACATTACAAGCttctcaaaaaaagaaaaaagaaaatttacaGGCCAAAAAGTGAGCATCTTACATCCATCTCCTCATTCTCGCGGGGCGTCTTCTCTTCTGCTTCTTTCTGACCATCTCCCTGACCCTGCTGCTCATCCTGATCGGTCTGCATCTTGCTCTGCGGAAGAGTATTAAAAACCTGACATGTTTTTTGGTCTCAAAACAGAAGTACAAATAGTAGTACACACACTGATCTGATGTGTAAAAGGACACTTTATGTTTGAACAAAAAAGGGACACTTAGTACCTCTCCATCTTTTTCATTGACCTGTTCTGTTTCCATGGGTTCCTCTGTCTCATCAGACTTCTGCACTTCAACCAGGGAGGCGCTGGACACACTGAAGATGCCGTGGATGTTCACTCGCACCTTGACTTTCACCTTGGAGCTCTCCCCAGATGCCTGTGGGATAACCTTCTGGATCTGGAACTGACCTGAAAGGAATgaacaaagaaataacaaaaaatgaaccAGGCGAAACAGATTTTCAGCCTCTCTTGATGCTATTAGTCTTGGGAGCTGAGGTTAGCTATTTGCTTTTGCTCATCAATTTGATCCCATTTATCAACttaagatatttttctcaggagttggtgcaCAAAACCAGCGCTAAAAGGAGAATCAATactgcacagaaacacaagagGATGTTTGTTTTGGAGTCTTTCTTCCCCTGTCAGACATCACTTGGGAAGCTTTGGCTGCTTACCAATAGTAGGATCGGGGTAAGGCAGCTCATTAGCCTTATTGTAGTAGGCCTCCAAAGAAAAAGGCTCTTTCCGGTAGAAGGTCAGCACTTTGGAGAAAGGTGCCGCGTGGTTCATTGGAAATACCTCGCAATCACTGCAACAAAtgaatatttcataataataaaaatcaataataaagaCCAGGGTCAGAcaggaaaaaaattataacagTGTGGATATAAaaattgtttagattttttaccTCAGACCTTCTTCTGCAGCAGAATGCCACTTCAAGGAGATGGGATAGGTCACAACATCTGTGATGGAGAACTCACGCACTTTGAAGGCCGGTGACAGGATTGCACACTGTGGAGACACACCCAGGgttcaataacaataactttCCCTTTCATGCCAATAGATGCTTGGAGAGGTGTAGACCAGC contains:
- the LOC129089859 gene encoding NEDD4 family-interacting protein 1-like, with protein sequence MAEQNGNVRYQELVNEEEPSQPPQEGPAQDAPPPYSSIAAANAAFFEYKEDGGRFPNPPSYSVATTLPSYDEAERNKEEAAVPLVPGRVTEDDFVARDDFEDADQLRIGNDGIFMLTFFMAFLFNWIGFFLSFCLTTSAAGRYGAISGFGLSLIKWVLIVRFSTYFPGYFDGQYWLWWVFLALGFMLFVRGFVNYSRVRKLADPTYATLPRTRVLFIY
- the gnpda1 gene encoding glucosamine-6-phosphate isomerase 1 — encoded protein: MKLIILNEYDQASEWAAKYIRNKILLFRPGPDRYFTLGLPTGSTPMGCYKKLIEYYKMGQISFQYVKTFNMDEYVGLPRDHPESYHSFMWNHFFKHIDIKAENTHILDGNAADLQAECAAFEEKITAAGGIELFVGGIGPDGHIAFNEPGSSLVSRTRVKTLAKDTIVANARFFDGDLSKVPTMALTVGVGTVMDAKEVMILITGAHKAFALYKAIEEGVNHMWTVSAFQQHPQTVFVCDEDATLELRVKTVKYFKGMMHVHNKLVESPPSVPKKN
- the hspa4b gene encoding heat shock 70 kDa protein 4b — protein: MSVVGFDVGFMNCYVAVARAGGIETVANEYSDRCTPAFVSFGPRNRSIGAAAKSQIVTNCKNTVQGFKRLHGRAFSDPYVQRLKNSLVYDIAQMPTGTAGIKVMYMEEEKVFSIEQVTAMLLTKMKETAEHALKKPVADCVVSVPCYYTDAERRSVVDAAQIAGLNCLRLMNETTAVALAYGIYKQDLPAPEEKPRNVVFVDLGHSGYQTSVCAFNKGKVKVLSTACDPELGGKDFDEMLVRHFCEEFSKKYKIDAKTKPRALVRLYQECEKLKRVMSANSSDLPLNIECFMNDIDVSGKLNRGQFEEMCGDVLARVEAPLQRLLEQTKLKREDIYAVEIVGGASRIPAVKERISKFFGKELNTTLNADEAVARGCALQCAILSPAFKVREFSITDVVTYPISLKWHSAAEEGLSDCEVFPMNHAAPFSKVLTFYRKEPFSLEAYYNKANELPYPDPTIGQFQIQKVIPQASGESSKVKVKVRVNIHGIFSVSSASLVEVQKSDETEEPMETEQVNEKDGESKMQTDQDEQQGQGDGQKEAEEKTPRENEEMDTTTEEGKGEKKSDQPPQAKKPKVKTKVIELPIENSPQWQLADDMLNLFVENEGKMIMQDKLEKERNDAKNYVEEYVYEMRDKLHGTLEKFVSEPDRDALSLKLEDTENWLYEDGEDQPKQVYIDKLGELKKLGQPIQERYTEAEERPRAFEELGKQIQQYMKFVEAYKMKEEQYDHLDEADVKKVDKQTSDAMMWMNSAMNQQSKQSLTMDPSVKAKDIQAKTRELFSACNFIVTKPKPKVELPKEDTAAEQNGPVNGQEKPQEETATKGTTDKTGNPGSETTENKPEMDLD